A stretch of the Streptomyces ortus genome encodes the following:
- a CDS encoding ferredoxin: protein MGDRWHVEVDRSLCIGSAQCTHVAPAAFRLDSAMQSHPVEPEGDAGEKVLEAAEGCPVEAIMITVVGSGEGVFPPEE, encoded by the coding sequence ATGGGGGATCGCTGGCATGTGGAGGTCGACCGGTCGCTGTGCATCGGGTCGGCCCAGTGCACGCATGTCGCCCCGGCGGCGTTTCGCCTCGACTCGGCGATGCAGTCACATCCTGTGGAGCCGGAGGGGGATGCGGGCGAGAAGGTTCTGGAGGCGGCGGAGGGGTGTCCGGTGGAGGCGATCATGATCACGGTGGTGGGGAGCGGGGAGGGGGTGTTTCCTCCGGAGGAGTGA
- a CDS encoding PP2C family protein-serine/threonine phosphatase: MTRDTRETRPGRWRRLRDLGRAPRCGPSGDLRTLSEGRLVAPSAICVLIAGPALLLDHVSPAVTLTQLVLGCGFTVHAARQRERLLARLAEVREVARITQEAIVRPLSRDLAGTHVSTRYHCAVRESAIGGDLYDVAVTPFGLRVLVGDVRGHGLETIRLTAETVAGFRELAHTVPDLPSLATGLDARLTPDLGPEDFVTALLAEFAPGEVRLVNCGHPAPLRSGERVELLEPAVSALPLGLRPDPLQYRVRLQPGDRLLLYTDGLTEARAPDGTLFPLLTEAAHALRDPLPDEALDTLYTRLVSHTVTPPTDDLALVLCQPTQVPAPAPAHQKAP; this comes from the coding sequence ATGACCCGCGACACCAGGGAGACGCGACCCGGCCGGTGGCGACGCCTGCGCGACCTCGGCCGAGCGCCCCGGTGCGGCCCGTCGGGCGACCTCCGCACGCTCTCGGAGGGACGGCTCGTCGCGCCTTCGGCGATCTGCGTGCTCATTGCCGGCCCGGCGCTCCTGCTGGACCACGTCTCGCCCGCCGTCACGCTCACGCAGCTGGTGCTCGGCTGCGGTTTCACCGTGCACGCCGCGCGGCAGCGGGAGCGGCTCCTCGCGCGGCTCGCCGAGGTGCGCGAGGTCGCGCGGATCACGCAGGAGGCCATCGTGCGACCGCTCTCCCGCGACCTCGCCGGCACGCACGTCTCCACGCGCTACCACTGCGCCGTACGCGAGTCGGCGATCGGCGGGGACCTGTACGACGTCGCCGTGACGCCCTTCGGCCTGCGGGTCCTCGTCGGTGACGTGCGCGGACACGGCCTGGAGACCATCCGGCTGACCGCCGAGACGGTGGCCGGTTTCCGTGAACTCGCCCACACCGTGCCGGACCTGCCGTCCCTCGCCACCGGCCTGGACGCACGTCTCACGCCCGACCTGGGCCCGGAGGACTTCGTCACCGCGCTCCTCGCGGAGTTCGCGCCGGGCGAGGTCCGGCTGGTCAACTGCGGCCACCCCGCGCCGCTGCGCTCCGGCGAGCGAGTGGAACTGCTCGAACCGGCGGTCTCCGCGCTGCCGTTGGGGCTGCGCCCCGACCCCCTCCAGTACCGCGTACGCCTCCAGCCGGGCGACCGCCTCCTCCTCTACACCGACGGTCTCACCGAGGCACGCGCTCCCGACGGCACGCTCTTCCCCCTCCTCACGGAAGCGGCCCACGCCCTGCGGGACCCCCTCCCCGACGAGGCCCTGGACACCCTGTACACCCGCCTCGTCTCCCACACGGTCACTCCCCCCACGGACGACCTGGCCCTGGTCCTCTGCCAGCCCACCCAGGTCCCCGCCCCGGCCCCGGCGCACCAGAAGGCCCCGTAA
- a CDS encoding MBL fold metallo-hydrolase codes for MPQVTDHGGGVRSVEVPIPDNPLGHTLVYVVDTDRGPVLIDTGWDDPASWDALAEGLTACGTAVGEVHGVVITHHHPDHHGLSAKVREASGAWVAMHAADIAIVRRTRETRPGRWFTYMADKLTAAGAPEEHVAPLRTARSRLPGLSPALPDREIVPGELLDLAGRRLRAIWTPGHTPGHVCLHLEERHPAQLPGNGRLFSGDHLLPRITPHIGLYEDPDDDSEPDPLGDYLDSLERIGNLRPAEVLPAHLHAFTDAPSRVRELLDHHEERLTGLRTLLATPLTVWQVARRMEWNRPWADIPYGSRNIAVSEAEAHLRRLVKLGRAEQVPGSDPVTYRAV; via the coding sequence ATGCCACAGGTGACCGATCACGGCGGGGGCGTACGGTCCGTCGAGGTCCCCATCCCGGACAACCCGCTCGGGCACACCCTCGTGTACGTCGTGGACACCGACCGCGGGCCGGTGCTGATCGACACCGGCTGGGACGATCCGGCCTCCTGGGACGCACTCGCCGAGGGCCTGACGGCCTGCGGGACCGCCGTCGGGGAGGTCCACGGCGTGGTGATCACCCACCACCACCCCGACCACCACGGCCTGTCGGCCAAGGTGCGCGAGGCGTCGGGCGCGTGGGTGGCCATGCACGCCGCCGACATCGCCATCGTGCGGCGGACCCGGGAGACCAGGCCCGGCCGCTGGTTCACGTACATGGCGGACAAGCTGACCGCCGCGGGCGCGCCCGAGGAGCATGTGGCCCCGCTGCGCACCGCCCGCTCCCGGCTCCCCGGCCTCTCCCCCGCCCTCCCCGACCGGGAGATCGTCCCCGGTGAGCTCCTGGACCTCGCCGGCCGGCGTCTGCGCGCGATCTGGACCCCGGGCCACACCCCCGGCCATGTCTGCCTCCACCTGGAGGAGCGCCATCCGGCCCAACTGCCGGGCAACGGCCGGCTGTTCTCCGGGGACCACCTCCTGCCGCGGATCACCCCCCACATCGGGCTGTACGAGGACCCGGACGACGACAGCGAGCCCGATCCGCTCGGCGACTACCTCGACTCCCTGGAGCGGATCGGAAACCTCCGACCGGCCGAGGTGCTCCCGGCCCATCTGCACGCCTTCACCGACGCCCCCTCCCGCGTAAGGGAGTTGCTGGACCACCACGAGGAACGCCTCACCGGTCTCCGCACACTCCTCGCCACCCCGCTCACCGTGTGGCAGGTCGCCCGGCGGATGGAGTGGAACCGCCCCTGGGCCGACATCCCGTACGGCTCCCGGAACATCGCCGTCTCGGAGGCGGAGGCCCATCTGCGCCGCCTGGTGAAGCTGGGCCGCGCGGAGCAGGTACCGGGCAGCGATCCGGTGACTTACAGAGCGGTCTGA
- a CDS encoding prenyltransferase/squalene oxidase repeat-containing protein, which produces MFVRRSAAVLAATAVIGTAFTPAALADASPSASPSPSPSPKLPSGLYGSTDPTYDGVWRQSLALLAQHTAGVRPAAKAVDWLTGQQCANGGFAAYRADPATKCDARTQTDTNSTGAALQALTALDTDDTEAGAAAVTAAVKWLKSVQNKDGGWGYLPGGASDTNSTSVVIGALEAADTDTEDLRSKDDRTPYDALLALALPCGKGSGNDGGAFAFQPDKKGVLAANADATAAGVLGTLGEGLVTDPEDDERSPASSGAAGCEGGDSPTPEQAAANGAAYLVGAVAGSGHLESALAGAEKQPDYGNTADTVVALAAAGRPADAGKPLAWLEKNSGSWAAESGPAAYAQLIFAAHATGTDPRDFGGADLVKQLGATGPAAEPAAEDGKDGKDAQNEASDEDGGVSVWWIVGVGLVGGIGVGFLLSSRTKKQRQP; this is translated from the coding sequence ATGTTTGTCCGCCGCAGCGCCGCGGTACTGGCCGCCACCGCCGTGATCGGCACGGCGTTCACGCCGGCCGCCCTCGCCGACGCCTCACCCTCCGCTTCCCCGTCCCCGTCTCCGTCCCCGAAGCTTCCCTCCGGTCTGTACGGCAGCACCGACCCCACGTACGACGGTGTCTGGCGGCAGTCGCTGGCGCTGCTCGCCCAGCACACCGCGGGCGTGCGGCCCGCCGCGAAGGCCGTCGACTGGCTCACCGGACAGCAGTGCGCGAACGGCGGCTTCGCGGCCTACCGCGCCGACCCGGCCACCAAGTGCGACGCCAGGACGCAGACCGACACGAACAGCACCGGCGCCGCGCTCCAGGCCCTGACCGCGCTCGACACCGACGACACCGAAGCGGGAGCGGCAGCCGTGACCGCGGCCGTGAAGTGGCTGAAGTCCGTGCAGAACAAGGACGGCGGCTGGGGCTACCTCCCCGGCGGGGCGAGCGACACGAACTCGACGTCCGTCGTGATCGGGGCGCTGGAGGCCGCGGACACCGACACCGAGGACCTGCGCTCCAAGGACGACAGGACCCCGTACGACGCCCTCCTCGCTCTCGCTCTGCCCTGCGGCAAGGGCAGCGGGAACGACGGCGGCGCCTTCGCCTTCCAGCCCGACAAGAAGGGCGTGCTCGCGGCGAACGCCGACGCCACCGCCGCGGGCGTACTCGGCACGCTCGGCGAGGGCCTGGTGACGGACCCCGAGGACGACGAGCGGTCCCCCGCGTCCTCCGGCGCCGCCGGGTGCGAGGGTGGCGACTCCCCCACCCCGGAGCAGGCGGCGGCCAACGGCGCCGCGTACCTCGTGGGCGCGGTCGCCGGGTCCGGTCATCTGGAGTCCGCCCTCGCGGGCGCCGAGAAGCAGCCCGACTACGGCAACACCGCCGACACGGTCGTCGCGCTCGCGGCGGCGGGCCGCCCGGCCGACGCCGGGAAGCCGCTGGCCTGGCTGGAGAAGAACTCCGGCTCCTGGGCGGCGGAGAGCGGTCCGGCCGCGTACGCACAGCTGATCTTCGCGGCGCACGCCACGGGGACCGACCCGCGCGACTTCGGCGGCGCCGACCTCGTGAAGCAGCTGGGCGCCACGGGCCCGGCGGCCGAACCCGCCGCCGAGGACGGCAAGGACGGCAAGGACGCTCAGAACGAGGCGAGCGACGAGGACGGCGGGGTCAGCGTCTGGTGGATCGTCGGGGTCGGCCTGGTCGGCGGCATCGGCGTCGGCTTCCTCCTCAGCAGCCGTACCAAGAAGCAGCGGCAGCCGTGA
- a CDS encoding SCO2322 family protein, with amino-acid sequence MTRHRPALLVLGLLLAVVGTAGQAQAVGYRYWSFWDRDAAGTWVYATQGPSTARPSDGDVQGFRFSVSEDSKHSAKPRGPSGFAAICAKTPAREGAKRVALVLDFGTADDAPAGSAPPDPSPRTACARLDEDATTADALAAVAEPLRYDTNALLCAIAGYPRTGCGEAVSDGAGSGDAGSGDRPEASATPRRASEPGSGDGDGGPSVGLVAGIAAVAVLGAGALWQARRRRG; translated from the coding sequence GTGACCCGCCACCGCCCCGCCCTGCTCGTCCTGGGCCTCCTGCTCGCCGTGGTCGGCACGGCGGGGCAGGCCCAGGCGGTCGGTTATCGCTACTGGTCCTTCTGGGACCGCGATGCCGCCGGTACGTGGGTGTACGCGACCCAGGGCCCGTCGACCGCGCGGCCGTCCGACGGCGACGTCCAGGGTTTCCGGTTCTCGGTGAGCGAGGACTCGAAGCACTCGGCGAAGCCTCGCGGGCCGAGCGGTTTCGCGGCGATCTGCGCGAAGACGCCCGCTCGGGAGGGCGCCAAGCGGGTCGCGCTCGTCCTCGACTTCGGTACGGCCGACGACGCGCCGGCCGGTTCGGCACCGCCGGACCCGAGCCCGCGTACGGCCTGCGCCCGCCTCGACGAGGACGCGACGACAGCGGACGCCCTCGCCGCCGTCGCCGAGCCCCTGCGCTACGACACGAACGCCCTGCTGTGCGCCATCGCGGGCTACCCCCGCACGGGCTGCGGCGAGGCGGTGTCGGACGGGGCCGGGTCGGGCGACGCCGGCTCGGGCGACCGCCCCGAGGCTTCCGCGACGCCTCGCCGGGCGAGCGAACCCGGGAGCGGGGACGGGGACGGGGGACCGTCGGTAGGCCTGGTGGCCGGGATCGCCGCCGTGGCCGTACTGGGCGCGGGCGCGCTCTGGCAGGCCCGCCGCCGTCGCGGCTGA
- a CDS encoding ATP-binding protein, whose amino-acid sequence MPENTTAGGRAGNLPPETRSFVGRRRELARLDALLDPAARPGRLVTLVGTGGVGKTRLALNAARRASHRYPDGVWFAELSPLRAQGLVGFAVVEALRLADRSTSPVTEVLADWLADKKALIVLDSCEHVLPGCADLVRALLPAAPGLRFLATSREHLGHPCELRLRIDPLPLGDGEGARTGGGPPGDALDLFAQRAAEARAGFVLDEDTAGPAAAVCRRLEGIPLAIELAAARLGELSLGELDERLGERLPSPLDLLAAGLDEGPLRHRTLRTAIGWSHELCAPLERLLWARLSVFTGGFDLAAAENVCSGGPLPAGRIAALLERLVEQSIVLRYRTDPRRFQLLDSVRDYGGDWLRALGEERTLRLRHLDHYRGLARGGCTEWNTGRQLLWCERVITEHANLRTAMDCALSERDAPTALRTAADIGFLWRHCGYLREARHCLDQVLTTDPAPGPDLVRALWARAAVALLQGDLDCAERWAAVCTAAAVEQGDAVAVVGAAYVTGGHLLLRGRLGEALVVLEGADLLPVRDDWLGSAQLQVRLAVCLVHLLSGDFTGARAVAEEVRAESARRGERWAGAFADCFLAQADLAEGDLPAATRNARTAVVGHSLLNSTLGVALTLDVLADAVVATGDGPRATRLLAIGQRIWERLGSAQMQSPDLMSARRAREDLVHEKLGSEAYARAYEEGLAMSYERGIAYAVEDVRDS is encoded by the coding sequence GTGCCGGAGAACACGACCGCCGGGGGGCGGGCGGGGAACCTGCCGCCCGAGACACGGAGTTTCGTCGGCAGACGACGGGAACTGGCCCGGCTCGACGCACTCCTGGACCCGGCCGCGCGGCCCGGACGCCTCGTGACACTCGTCGGGACCGGCGGTGTCGGCAAGACACGGCTCGCCCTGAACGCCGCCCGCCGCGCCTCCCACCGGTACCCGGACGGCGTCTGGTTCGCCGAACTCTCGCCGCTGCGCGCCCAGGGCCTGGTGGGCTTCGCCGTCGTGGAGGCGCTGCGGCTCGCCGACCGGTCGACGTCCCCGGTGACCGAGGTCCTCGCCGACTGGCTGGCGGACAAGAAGGCGCTGATCGTCCTCGACTCCTGCGAACACGTGCTCCCCGGCTGCGCCGACCTCGTCCGCGCCCTGCTGCCCGCCGCGCCCGGCCTGCGGTTCCTGGCGACCAGCCGGGAACACCTCGGCCATCCGTGCGAACTGCGCCTGCGGATCGACCCGCTGCCGCTGGGAGACGGAGAGGGCGCGCGCACTGGGGGAGGACCGCCCGGTGACGCGCTCGACCTGTTCGCCCAGCGGGCCGCCGAGGCCCGGGCCGGCTTCGTGCTCGACGAGGACACGGCCGGGCCGGCCGCCGCCGTCTGCCGACGGCTGGAGGGCATTCCGCTGGCCATCGAACTGGCCGCCGCCCGTCTCGGCGAACTCTCCCTCGGCGAACTCGACGAACGGCTCGGTGAGCGGCTGCCGTCCCCGCTCGACCTCCTCGCGGCGGGACTCGACGAGGGACCGCTGCGGCACCGCACCCTGCGCACGGCCATCGGCTGGAGCCATGAACTGTGCGCCCCGCTGGAGAGGCTGCTGTGGGCGAGGCTCTCCGTGTTCACCGGCGGCTTCGACCTGGCCGCCGCCGAGAACGTCTGCTCGGGCGGCCCCCTGCCCGCCGGGCGGATCGCGGCCCTGCTCGAACGGCTCGTCGAGCAGTCGATCGTGCTGCGCTACCGCACGGACCCCCGGCGCTTCCAACTCCTCGACAGCGTCCGGGACTACGGCGGCGACTGGCTGCGCGCACTCGGCGAGGAGCGCACCCTGCGACTGCGTCACCTCGACCACTACCGCGGCCTCGCGCGCGGCGGCTGCACGGAGTGGAACACCGGCCGCCAACTGCTGTGGTGCGAGCGCGTGATCACCGAACACGCCAATCTCCGTACCGCCATGGACTGCGCGCTGTCCGAGCGCGACGCCCCCACCGCCCTGCGTACGGCGGCCGACATCGGCTTCCTGTGGCGCCACTGCGGCTATCTGCGGGAGGCCCGGCACTGTCTCGACCAGGTGCTCACCACCGATCCGGCGCCCGGCCCCGACCTCGTACGGGCCCTGTGGGCGAGGGCCGCGGTCGCCCTCCTCCAGGGCGACCTGGACTGCGCCGAACGCTGGGCGGCGGTGTGCACGGCGGCGGCCGTGGAACAGGGCGACGCGGTGGCGGTCGTCGGCGCCGCGTACGTCACCGGCGGGCATCTGCTCCTGCGCGGGCGGCTCGGTGAGGCGCTGGTGGTCCTGGAGGGGGCCGACCTGCTTCCGGTCCGCGACGACTGGCTGGGCTCGGCGCAGCTCCAGGTGCGGCTCGCGGTCTGCCTGGTCCACCTGCTGAGCGGGGACTTCACCGGCGCCAGGGCGGTCGCCGAGGAGGTCCGCGCGGAGAGCGCACGGCGCGGCGAGCGGTGGGCGGGCGCCTTCGCGGACTGCTTTCTCGCGCAGGCCGACCTGGCCGAGGGCGACCTTCCGGCGGCGACGCGCAATGCCCGTACGGCCGTTGTCGGGCACTCGCTGCTGAACAGCACGCTCGGGGTCGCCCTCACCCTGGACGTCCTGGCCGACGCGGTCGTGGCGACGGGTGACGGGCCACGCGCGACCCGCCTCCTCGCCATCGGCCAGCGCATCTGGGAACGCCTCGGCAGCGCGCAGATGCAGTCACCGGACCTGATGTCCGCCCGCCGCGCCCGGGAGGACCTGGTCCACGAGAAGCTCGGGTCCGAGGCCTACGCGCGGGCGTACGAGGAGGGGCTGGCCATGTCGTACGAGCGGGGCATCGCCTACGCGGTGGAGGACGTCCGGGACAGCTGA
- a CDS encoding aldehyde dehydrogenase — translation MTELVEHAELFIGGELTAPHGRDVIEVVSPHTEEVIGRVPHAAREDVDQAVAAARTAFDEGPWPRMSLDERVEVVTRIKDAIAVRHEEIARVISSENGSPYSWSVLAQALGAMMVWDAAITVARDFTYEETRDGVLGKILVRREPVGVVAAVVPWNVPQFVAAAKLAPALLTGCTVVLKPSPESPLDAYILGEIAKEAGLPEGVLSILPADREVSEYLVGHPGIDKVSFTGSVGAGRRVMEVASRNLTRVTLELGGKSAAVVLPDADIGTAVPGIVSAAWMNNGQACVAQTRILLPRSRYDEFAEAFAAAANALVVGDPLDPATQVGPLVARRQRQRSLDYIRIGQEEGAKILTGGGRPAGLDRGWYVEPTLFGDVDNSMRIAREEIFGPVICLLPYGDEAEAVKIANDSDYGLSGSVWTGDVARGIEVARQVRTGTYSVNTFSLDMLGPFGGYKNSGLGREFGPEGYGEYLEHKMIHLPAGWEA, via the coding sequence ATGACCGAACTCGTGGAACACGCAGAGCTGTTCATCGGCGGCGAGCTGACCGCTCCCCATGGACGGGACGTCATCGAGGTGGTCTCCCCGCACACCGAGGAGGTCATCGGCCGGGTGCCGCACGCCGCCCGGGAGGACGTCGACCAGGCCGTCGCGGCGGCGCGCACCGCCTTCGACGAGGGGCCCTGGCCGCGGATGTCCCTCGACGAGCGCGTCGAGGTGGTCACCCGGATCAAGGACGCGATCGCCGTACGCCACGAGGAGATCGCCCGGGTCATCTCCTCCGAGAACGGCTCCCCCTACTCCTGGAGCGTCCTCGCGCAGGCGCTCGGCGCGATGATGGTGTGGGACGCGGCGATCACGGTCGCACGGGACTTCACGTACGAAGAGACACGTGACGGGGTGCTCGGGAAGATCCTCGTACGGCGTGAGCCGGTCGGGGTCGTCGCGGCCGTCGTCCCCTGGAACGTGCCGCAGTTCGTGGCGGCGGCCAAGCTCGCCCCCGCCCTGCTGACCGGTTGCACGGTCGTCCTCAAGCCGTCGCCCGAGTCGCCGCTGGACGCGTACATCCTCGGCGAGATCGCCAAGGAGGCCGGGCTGCCGGAAGGGGTCCTGTCGATCCTGCCGGCGGACCGCGAGGTCAGCGAGTACCTGGTCGGGCATCCCGGCATCGACAAGGTCTCCTTCACGGGGTCGGTCGGAGCGGGCCGGCGCGTCATGGAGGTCGCCTCGCGCAACCTCACCCGGGTGACGCTGGAACTGGGCGGGAAGTCGGCGGCGGTGGTCCTGCCGGACGCGGACATCGGGACCGCGGTGCCCGGGATCGTCTCGGCGGCCTGGATGAACAACGGCCAGGCGTGCGTCGCCCAGACCCGCATCCTGCTGCCGCGCTCGCGCTACGACGAGTTCGCGGAGGCGTTCGCGGCGGCGGCGAACGCGCTGGTGGTCGGCGACCCGCTGGATCCCGCGACGCAGGTCGGACCGCTGGTCGCGCGGCGGCAGCGGCAGCGCAGCCTCGACTACATCCGCATCGGGCAGGAGGAGGGCGCCAAGATCCTCACCGGGGGCGGGCGGCCGGCGGGTCTGGACCGGGGCTGGTACGTCGAGCCGACGCTCTTCGGCGACGTCGACAACTCCATGCGGATCGCCCGCGAGGAGATCTTCGGGCCGGTGATCTGCCTCCTCCCGTACGGGGACGAGGCGGAGGCGGTGAAGATCGCCAACGACTCCGACTACGGGCTGAGCGGGAGTGTGTGGACGGGGGACGTGGCGCGGGGGATCGAGGTTGCGCGGCAGGTGCGGACCGGCACGTACTCGGTGAACACGTTCAGCCTCGACATGCTCGGGCCGTTCGGCGGCTACAAGAACTCGGGGCTGGGGCGGGAGTTCGGGCCCGAGGGGTACGGGGAGTACCTGGAGCACAAGATGATCCATCTGCCGGCCGGGTGGGAGGCCTGA
- a CDS encoding energy-coupling factor transporter transmembrane component T gives MTTGENTGQDGGPAPAAGHPDGAGSAAAPSVARRTERAVRAGVGGLAAGAPAGAGVARTRLRAPRATRTNAIHPGAWWIWALGLGTAASRTTNPLLLALLVGVAGYVVAARRTEAPWARSYGAFVKLALAVLGIRLAFAVLLGSPIPGTHTLVTLPELPLPDWAQGIRVGGRVTAEGLVFALYDGLKLATLLICVGAANALANPARLLKSLPGALYEAGVAVVVALTFAPNLIADVQRLRAARRLRGRPDHGLRGLLQVGLPVLEGALERSVALAAAMDARGYGRSAEVPPGVRRTTAVLTLGGLVGVCAGTYGLLTAEGGTYGLPVLLAGLAAALGGLWLGGRRSLRTRYRPDTWGVRAWLVAASGAAVAALLVLYASSGASAYAALHPGVVPLTAPTLPLWPAAAVLLGLLPAFVAPAPAPAPSGIRTTGKEPS, from the coding sequence ATGACCACCGGCGAGAACACCGGCCAGGACGGCGGTCCCGCCCCCGCGGCCGGGCACCCGGACGGCGCGGGCAGCGCCGCGGCCCCCTCGGTCGCCCGCCGCACGGAGCGCGCCGTTCGGGCCGGAGTCGGCGGCCTCGCGGCCGGGGCACCGGCCGGCGCCGGCGTGGCCCGGACGCGCCTGCGCGCCCCCCGCGCGACCCGTACCAACGCCATCCACCCCGGCGCCTGGTGGATCTGGGCCCTGGGCCTGGGGACCGCCGCGTCCCGCACCACCAACCCGCTCCTCCTCGCCCTCCTCGTCGGCGTCGCCGGTTACGTGGTGGCGGCGCGCCGCACGGAGGCTCCCTGGGCCCGTTCCTACGGCGCGTTCGTGAAACTGGCGCTCGCCGTGCTCGGCATCCGGCTGGCCTTCGCCGTCCTGCTCGGCTCGCCGATTCCGGGCACGCACACCCTCGTCACCCTCCCCGAACTGCCCCTCCCCGACTGGGCACAGGGCATCCGCGTCGGCGGCCGGGTCACCGCGGAGGGCCTGGTCTTCGCCCTCTACGACGGCCTGAAACTCGCCACGCTCCTCATCTGCGTGGGCGCCGCGAACGCCCTCGCGAACCCGGCCCGCCTCCTCAAATCCCTCCCGGGCGCCCTGTACGAGGCGGGCGTCGCCGTCGTGGTCGCCCTCACCTTCGCCCCGAACCTGATCGCCGACGTCCAGCGGCTGCGCGCGGCCCGGCGGCTGCGCGGCCGTCCCGACCACGGTCTGCGCGGGCTGCTCCAGGTCGGACTGCCGGTCCTGGAGGGCGCGCTGGAGCGCTCGGTGGCTCTCGCGGCGGCGATGGACGCGCGCGGGTACGGCCGTTCCGCCGAGGTGCCCCCGGGAGTGCGCCGTACCACCGCCGTCCTCACCCTCGGCGGTCTGGTCGGGGTCTGCGCGGGCACGTACGGCCTGCTCACCGCTGAGGGCGGCACCTACGGTCTGCCGGTGCTGCTCGCCGGACTCGCCGCCGCCCTCGGCGGCCTGTGGCTGGGCGGGCGCCGCTCGCTGCGCACCCGGTACCGGCCGGACACCTGGGGCGTACGCGCCTGGCTGGTCGCAGCGTCCGGTGCGGCCGTCGCGGCACTGCTCGTCCTGTACGCCTCGTCCGGCGCGTCCGCCTACGCGGCCCTGCACCCCGGTGTCGTCCCCCTCACCGCGCCGACGCTCCCGCTGTGGCCCGCGGCGGCGGTCCTGCTCGGCCTGCTCCCCGCCTTCGTCGCCCCAGCCCCCGCACCCGCCCCCTCGGGCATCCGTACCACCGGCAAGGAGCCCTCATGA
- a CDS encoding TetR family transcriptional regulator, which yields MPAEAKTAAKAAQPPVRAAQPVTPPLTERQEARRRRILHASAQLASRGGFDAVQMREVAESSQVALGTLYRYFPSKVHLLVATMQDQLAHMHGTLRKKPPSGDTAAERVAETLMRAFRALQREPHLADAMVRALTFADRSVSPEVDQVSRQTTVIILDAMGLDDPTPAQLSAVRVIEHTWHSALITWLSGRASIAQVKIDIETVCQLIDLTSPAAVKGHGERHSL from the coding sequence ATGCCTGCGGAAGCCAAGACTGCGGCGAAGGCCGCGCAGCCGCCCGTACGGGCCGCGCAGCCGGTCACTCCTCCGCTCACCGAGCGCCAGGAGGCGCGCCGGCGGCGGATCCTGCACGCGAGCGCGCAGCTGGCGAGCCGGGGCGGTTTCGACGCGGTACAGATGCGGGAGGTCGCGGAGTCGTCCCAGGTGGCCCTGGGCACGCTCTACCGCTACTTCCCGTCGAAGGTGCATCTGCTGGTCGCGACCATGCAGGACCAGCTGGCCCATATGCACGGCACGCTGCGCAAGAAGCCGCCGTCGGGGGACACGGCGGCGGAGCGGGTGGCGGAGACGCTGATGCGGGCGTTCCGCGCGCTGCAGCGGGAGCCGCATCTCGCGGACGCGATGGTCCGCGCGCTCACGTTCGCCGACCGGAGTGTCAGTCCGGAGGTCGACCAGGTGTCCCGGCAGACGACGGTGATCATCCTGGACGCGATGGGCCTCGACGACCCGACCCCGGCCCAGCTCTCCGCCGTCCGCGTGATCGAGCACACCTGGCACTCGGCCCTGATCACCTGGCTCTCCGGCCGCGCATCGATCGCCCAGGTCAAGATAGACATAGAAACGGTCTGCCAGCTGATCGACCTGACATCCCCCGCAGCGGTCAAGGGGCACGGGGAACGGCACAGCCTCTGA